A region of the Terriglobia bacterium genome:
TCCTCAATCTGCCACTCCGCTATCGCTGCCTCGTGCCCGCCTTCCTCTGACGTCTGCAGCAGGCGAAAGTACGCCCGGAAGTCCTGGTATTGGGCAAAATACCCGTAAAGCCGGTCTTGAAAGACGTAGTACCCATCCATCTTCTCTTTGTCGAAGACCGCCAGCATCTGCCGCGGATTGTGCCCCAGCAACGCCTGCCGTATCTGGCCCAGCACCTGCTTCGCGACCTCGTCAGAAAACTCTGTCGGAATCGCCTTCTCTGGTTTAGATTTCTTCGTCTCGGCAGCTTTGCCGGTGGCCGCCGGCGGAGGCGTAGATGTCTGCGCGAAAAGCGCGTACGCAAAAATGATGATGCAGCAAATAAGGACGACTCGTCGAATCATGAAGCAAAAGGTACAAGGTGCAAGGTACAAGGTGCAAGAGCTGTCACCCTGCGTTCGAATCCGTTAGAGGATAATAAGGCTGGGATAGTCATATGACTAACCACTCAATTGCATTCTTCGCTGGCGCTCTACCATGGTGGTTCATGGTTGCAATGTATCTAGGCATAGGAGTTTTTGTAGCCCTGGTTTTGCGGGGTAGTAGAGCGCTCATTCGATTCGTTCGAAAGTAATTGCCTCAACGACTGATTTCGCGTTCTTGCACCTTGTACCTTGCACCTTGCATCTTCTTCTCCCATGGCCCTCGAAGAATACCGCCGCAAACGCGACTTCAAAGCGACGCCCGAACCGCCGCCCAAACTCGACCCGCGCAAAGGCTTCCGCTTCGTCGTGCAGAAACACCGTGCCTCGCACCTGCACTACGACTTCCGCCTCGAAATGGCCGGCGTGCTTAAATCCTGGGCCGTCCCCAAAGGACCATCTCTCGATCCCGCCGACAAGCGTCTCGCCATGATGGTCGAAGATCACCCCGTCAGCTACTTCGATTTCGAAGGCACGATTCCCGAAGGCAACTACGGCGCCGGAACCGTCGAAGTCTGGGACGCTGGAACCTGGTCGCCACTCATGCCGCCCGGCAAACACTCGCGCGCTGAGATGGAAAAAGCCGCCGACGCCCTGCTCAACAAAGGCGACTTCAAGTTTTCGCTCAAAGGCCGCAAGCTCCAGGGCGAATTCGTTCTCGTAAAGACCCGCTCACGTCGCCCAGGCTCCAAAGGAAACGAGTGGCTCCTCATCAAGCATCGCGATGAACACGTCGAAGAGGGCTACAACATCGACTCGCACGACGGCTCCGTCCTCACTGGCCGCACGCTTGACCAAATCGCCGGAGACGCAACCTCCCGCGAATGGACCAGCAGCCGCCCCGCCGCCAAAGGGAAAAAATCCTGGCTGGCAAAATCGCTAGCTGTTCACGATAAGAAGGTTGCGAAAGAACGGGAGGCCAACGGCAAAACGGCAAAGCAAAAAAAGGCAAAACCGAAACCAAGTCAAAGGGCAGAAGTCAAAGGGCAGAACGAAAAACCAGGAAAGAAAAGCGCAGGCCTCAAAAGCTCCACGAAACATTCCGCCGCGCCCTCTGCGGCCTCTGCGTTAACCCGTCTCCCCGGCGCAGAGAAACGCCCCATGCCTAATATCATCCACCCCATGCTCGCCACCCTCGTCGACGAGCCCTTTGACGACGCCGAGTGGTTCTACGAACTCAAGTTCGACGGCTACCGCGCCATCGCCTTCATCGAAGATGGCGACGTGCGCCTCGTCTCGCGCAATCAGAACGACCTCACCGCCGGATATCCCGAACTCTCCGTCATTCCCGAGGCCATCCGTGGCAAGCAGGTTATTCTCGACGGCGAAATCTGCGCCCTCGACGAAAACGGCCGCTCCAGCTTCAGCCTGATGCAGCAGCGCACCGGCCTCACCTCCGACGGCCCGCGCAAGATCCGCAACGCTCGCCCCGCCATCCCTATCATCTATTACGTCTTCGACCTGCTCTACCTCGACGGTTATTCCCTGCTCCGCGTCGATCTCGAGAAGCGCAAGGAACTCCTGCGCGACGTCCTCAAAGACTCGCAGCTCATCCGCTACTCCGAACACTTCCCCAGCGGCACGCGCCTTTACGCCGCAGCCGCCGAGCAACAACTCGAAGGCATCATCGCCAAGCGCAAAAGGAGCTGCTACATCGAGAAGCGCTCGCGCGAATGGCTGAAGGTCAAAATCACGCAGATGATCGAGTGCGTCGTCGGCGGCTACACCGAGCCACGCAACTCGCGCGAGCACTTCGGCTCCATCGTCCTCGGCCTCTACGACGACAAGAAACGCCTCATCAGCATCGGCCAGGCCGGCAGCGGCTTCACCCACAAAACTCTCGAAGAGACCTGGAAGAAACTGAAAGCGCTCGAAACTTCCAAGACCCCCTTCGCCACCAAAGTCGATTCGCCGCGTGAGACCCACTGGGTCAGACCACAACTCGTCGCGCAAATCAAGTTCACCGAGTGGACCCACGAAGGCGAAAGCGGCCAGGTCCGCATGCGCGCCCCCGTCTTCCTCGGCCTCCGCACCGACAAAAAACCCGAAGACTGCAGATTTGAAAAGGTGAAAAGCACGAAAGAGGAAGTGAAGAAGGCAGAGAGTGGAGATGCACCGTGAAGTTCTAGGCGTTACCCATCCGACGAGTCGCAATTCTCCAGAGCCCTAAATTGAACACAACGCCCGCGGCAGCCCACTCCATCCCAGTCACAAGGACCAGCAGAGATTCGGCAATGATCTCAAGAGTTGGATTGAGTCCGAAACATTGGTGTTCTGTGGTGAACAGACCCAGAATCTTATCGGCGTGCCAATTGAGGAAGGGATTGGTTAAGTAAGCGAGTCGGATACCGCCGGTTTCAGGCCATAGGCGAACCCACAGGCAAGCTGTGAGCATTAGCGTCGCGCCAGTTGCTGCCCACCACCGTGCGACCTTAAGCCAACGCCTCACAATATTACGGACACCAAATAGCTTAAGAATGTTTCGCGTTTGAAGGTTTACTGATTCTGCTAATGGCGTTTTTGCGAATAGCGAATGGCTACTCTCTATTCGCTATTTGCTTAACGCCTGCCCTGTATAACTCTTCTTGATCTTCGCCACCTGCTCCGGAGTCCCCTGCGCGACGAGTCTTCCGCCATCTTCGCCGCCTTCGGGCCCAAGATCGATGATCCAGTCGGCATTCCGAATCACATCAAGATGGTGTTCAATAATAATGATCGTGTTGCCGAGATCGGTGAGCCGGTGCAGCACGTCCAACAACTTACTCACATCCTCGAAGTGCAGCCCCGTCGTAGGCTCGTCCAGCAGATAGAGGGTGCGCCCCGTCTGGCGCTTGCTCAACTCGCGCGCCAGTTTGATGCGCTGCGCCTCGCCGCCGCTCAGCGTGACCGACGATTGCCCGAGATGGATGTATCCGAGCCCGACATCGACCAGCGTCTGTAGCCGCTGCTTCGCCTGCGGAA
Encoded here:
- the ligD gene encoding non-homologous end-joining DNA ligase, which produces MALEEYRRKRDFKATPEPPPKLDPRKGFRFVVQKHRASHLHYDFRLEMAGVLKSWAVPKGPSLDPADKRLAMMVEDHPVSYFDFEGTIPEGNYGAGTVEVWDAGTWSPLMPPGKHSRAEMEKAADALLNKGDFKFSLKGRKLQGEFVLVKTRSRRPGSKGNEWLLIKHRDEHVEEGYNIDSHDGSVLTGRTLDQIAGDATSREWTSSRPAAKGKKSWLAKSLAVHDKKVAKEREANGKTAKQKKAKPKPSQRAEVKGQNEKPGKKSAGLKSSTKHSAAPSAASALTRLPGAEKRPMPNIIHPMLATLVDEPFDDAEWFYELKFDGYRAIAFIEDGDVRLVSRNQNDLTAGYPELSVIPEAIRGKQVILDGEICALDENGRSSFSLMQQRTGLTSDGPRKIRNARPAIPIIYYVFDLLYLDGYSLLRVDLEKRKELLRDVLKDSQLIRYSEHFPSGTRLYAAAAEQQLEGIIAKRKRSCYIEKRSREWLKVKITQMIECVVGGYTEPRNSREHFGSIVLGLYDDKKRLISIGQAGSGFTHKTLEETWKKLKALETSKTPFATKVDSPRETHWVRPQLVAQIKFTEWTHEGESGQVRMRAPVFLGLRTDKKPEDCRFEKVKSTKEEVKKAESGDAP